A window from Urocitellus parryii isolate mUroPar1 chromosome 1, mUroPar1.hap1, whole genome shotgun sequence encodes these proteins:
- the LOC113179740 gene encoding protocadherin gamma-A5 — MANLLRRWGCGDLLLSFMLLGTLCQPGSGQIRYSVPEELEKGSFVGNIAKDLGLQPQELVEHGVRIVSRGRTQLFSLNPRSGSLVTGERIDREELCAQSARCLVNFNILVENKMKIYGVEVEIVDINDNFPRFREEELKVKVNENAAVGTRLVLPFARDADVGVNSLQSYQLSTNLHFSLDVKSGSDGQNYPELVLERPLDREKEAIHELLLTALDGGDPVLSSTTRIRVAVLDANDNAPLFTRSEYRVSVPESIPVGTQLLTLTATDADEGINGKVTYSFRNEEDKISETFQLDSTLGEISTIQSLDYEESRFYLMEVVAQDGGALLASAKVLVTVQDVNDNAPEVILTTFSSSVSEDCLPGTIIALFSIHDVDSGENGETSCSIPKNLPFKLERSVDNYYHLLTTRALDREETPDYNITVTVTDHGTPPLSTENQISLKVADINDNPPTFSQASYSTSIPENNPRGVSIFSVTAHDPDSGDNARITYSLEEYTLQGVPLSSYVSMNSDTGVLYALCSFDYEQLRDLQLLVKASDSGNPPLSSNVSLNLFVLDQNDNIPEILYPTIPTDGSTGVELAPRSAEPGYLVTKVVAVDRDSGQNAWLSYRLLKASEPGLFSVGLHNGEVRTARTLLDRDALKQSLVVIVQDHGQPPLSATVTLTVAMADSIPDVLANLGSIKPPSYSDDSELTLYLVVAVAAVSCVFLAFVIVMLALRLRRWHSSRLLQVSRGRLAGVPTSHIVGMDGVQAFLQTYSHEISLTADSRKSHLIFPQPNYADTLISEQSCEKSEPLLVSDKANANKEEPGVAQVSSFLQ, encoded by the coding sequence ATGGCGAATCTACTAAGGCGCTGGGGCTGCGGAGACCTGCTTTTGTCCTTCATGCTTCTGGGAACGCTGTGCCAGCCAGGGTCCGGGCAGATCCGCTACTCGGTGCCCGAGGAATTAGAGAAAGGCTCCTTCGTGGGCAATATCGCCAAGGACCTGGGTCTACAACCGCAGGAGCTGGTGGAGCACGGAGTCCGCATCGTCTCCAGAGGTAGGACGCAGCTTTTCTCTCTGAACCCGCGAAGCGGCAGCTTGGTCACAGGGGAAAGAATAGATCGGGAGGAGCTCTGCGCTCAGAGCGCGCGGTGTCTGGTGAACTTTAACATCCTGgttgagaataaaatgaaaatttatgggGTAGAAGTGGAAATAGTTGATATTAATGATAACTTTCCTAGATTCCGGGAGGaggaattaaaagtaaaagttaaTGAAAACGCAGCTGTGGGAACTCGCTTAGTGCTTCCCTTCGCACGAGATGCGGATGTGGGTGTGAACTCCCTCCAGAGTTACCAGCTGAGCACCAATCTTCACTTTTCCCTGGACGTGAAGAGCGGATCTGACGGGCAAAATTACCCCGAGTTAGTGTTGGAAAGGCCCCTGGATCGCGAGAAAGAGGCGATTCACGAACTCCTTCTCACAGCCTTAGATGGCGGAGACCCAGTACTCTCTAGCACCACGCGGATCCGCGTGGCAGTCCTGGACGCAAATGATAACGCGCCCCTCTTCACCCGATCCGAATATAGAGTGAGTGTTCCAGAGAGCATACCTGTGGGAACTCAGCTACTCACTCTGACCGCCACAGATGCAGATGAGGGAATAAATGGGAAAGTGACCTACTCTTTTCGCAATGAAGAAGACAAAATTTCGGAGACGTTCCAACTTGATTCCACTCTGGGGGAAATCTCAACTATTCAATCCCTGGACTATGAAGAATCCAGATTCTACCTCATGGAAGTGGTAGCTCAAGATGGAGGTGCTCTTCTTGCTAGTGCTAAGGTGCTGGTCACAGTACAGGATGTGAATGACAATGCCCCAGAAGTGATACTCACTACTTTTAGCAGTTCTGTTTCTGAAGACTGTCTTCCTGGGACCATAATCGCCCTGTTTAGCATACATGATGTTGATTCTGGGGAGAATGGTGAGACTTCATGTTCTATTCCGAAGAACCTGCCTTTCAAATTAGAAAGGTCAGTTGATAATTACTATCACCTATTAACAACAAGAGCTCTGGACAGAGAAGAGACTCCAGATTATAATATCACAGTAACCGTTACAGACCATGGCACCCCACCCCTGTCTACCGAAAATCAAATTTCCCTGAAAGTAGCAGACATCAATGACAACCCACCTACCTTCTCTCAGGCCTCCTACTCTACTTCAATCCCAGAGAACAACCCCAGAGGAGTTTCTATCTTCTCTGTGACAGCCCATGACCCTGACAGTGGTGACAATGCTAGGATCACTTACTCCCTGGAAGAATATACATTACAGGGAGTGCCTCTATCCTCCTATGTCTCCATGAACTCAGACACTGGTGTCCTGTATGCACTATGTTCCTTTGACTATGAACAGTTAAGAGACCTGCAGCTACTGGTGAAAGCCAGTGACAGTGGGAACCCTCCACTCAGCAGCAACGTGTCACTGAACTTATTTGTGCTGGATCAGAATGACAACATCCCTGAGATCCTGTACCCCACCATTCCTACTGATGGTTCCACTGGTGTAGAGCTGGCACCCCGCTCTGCAGAGCCTGGATACCTGGTGACCAAGGTAGTGGCAGTGGACAGAGACTCAGGACAGAATGCCTGGCTGTCCTACCGCCTGCTCAAGGCCAGCGAACCAGGGCTCTTCTCAGTGGGGCTGCACAATGGTGAGGTGCGCACAGCACGGACGCTACTGGATAGAGATGCTCTCAAGCAGAGTCTTGTGGTGATTGTTCAGGACCATGGCCAGCCCCCTCTCTCAGCCACTGTCACACTCACAGTGGCCATGGCTGACAGTATCCCTGATGTTCTGGCCAATCTGGGTAGCATCAAGCCCCCTTCCTACTCTGATGATTCAGAGCTTACACTCTACCTTGTGGTAGCAGTGGCTGCAGTCTCTTGTGTCTTCCTGGCCTTTGTCATTGTGATGCTGGCACTTAGACTAAGACGCTGGCACTCATCACGCCTGCTCCAGGTTTCCAGAGGCAGGTTGGCAGGCGTGCCCACCTCCCACATTGTGGGCATGGATGGGGTGCAAGCTTTCCTGCAGACCTATTCCCATGAGATCTCCCTCACTGCAGACTCCAGGAAGAGCCACCTGATCTTTCCCCAACCCAACTACGCAGACACTCTCATTAGTGAACAGAGTTGTGAGAAAAGTGAACCTCTTCTGGTGTCTGATAAGGCAAATGCAAACAAAGAAGAACCAGGAGTTGCTCAGGTTAGTTCTTTCTTACAGTAA
- the LOC113179738 gene encoding protocadherin gamma-A4-like — protein sequence MAANLYPPDSSGLICICILLGALWQIPAEQIRYSVPEELEKGSTVGHIAKDLGLEPRKLTERGVRVVSRGKTQLFALNPRSGSLVTAGRIDREELCDRSPKCMANLEIFLEDKAKIFGIEVEIIDVNDNSPTFGIEQREIKVAENENPGARFPLPEAFDPDVGVNSLQGYQLSSNVHFSLDVQSGADGIKYPELVLEQALDREEEAVLHLVLTAFDGGDPIRSGTTNIHVILLDINDNAPVFTQPEYHISVQENLPVGTRLLTIKATDPDEGTNGEVTYSFRNVRDKISQLFQLNSLTGDIIILGDLDYEDSGFYDIDVEAHDGPGLRARSKVLVTVLDINDNAPEVTVTSLTSSIQETSSPGTVIAVFNVHDGDSGENGFVTCSILDNLPFRLEKTYGNYYQLLIHRTLDREEVSEYNITITATDQGSPPLSTETHISLQVMDINDNPPTFTHASYSAYILENNPRGASILSMTAQDPDSGENAHVTYSLAEDTIQEKTLSSYVSINSNTGVLYALCSFDYEQLQHLKLLVTARDSGNPPLSSNVSLSLFVLDQNDNIPEILYPALPTDGSTGVELTPRSAEPGYLVTKVVAVDRDSGQNAWLSYRLLKASEPGLFSVGLHTGEVRTARALLDRDVLKQSLVVTVQDHGQPPLSASVTLTIAVADSIPDVLADLGSIKTTDPDGSDLTLYLVVAVAAVSCVFLAFVILLLALRLRRWHMNRLLHAASSGFGEVSVPQFVGMDGMQAFLQTYSHEVSLTADSRKSHLIFPQPNYADTLISQDSCEKNEPLLVPQDLGETKGNPNLLQVSQSYNPS from the coding sequence ATGGCGGCTAACCTTTATCCACCAGACTCCAGCGGACTGATTTGTATCTGCATTCTCCTGGGGGCCCTGTGGCAAATACCGGCGGAACAGATCCGCTACTCGGTGCCTGAGGAGCTGGAGAAAGGCTCTACGGTGGGCCACATTGCCAAGGACCTGGGGCTGGAGCCTCGGAAGCTCACGGAGCGCGGAGTCCGCGTCGTCTCCAGAGGTAAAACTCAGCTCTTTGCTCTGAACCCGAGAAGCGGCAGCTTGGTCACCGCTGGCAGGATAGACCGGGAGGAGCTCTGTGACAGATCTCCAAAGTGTATGGCAAACCTGGAAATTTTCCTAGAGGACAAAGCGAAGATTTTTGGAATAGAAGTGGAAATAATCGATGTTAATGATAACTCGCCCACCTTTGGAATAGAGCAGAGGGAAATAAAAGTTGCTGAAAATGAAAATCCTGGAGCACGATTTCCTCTGCCTGAGGCTTTTGATCCGGATGTGGGGGTAAATTCCTTGCAAGGTTACCAGCTCAGCTCGAATGTTCACTTCTCTCTGGATGTGCAAAGCGGGGCAGATGGAATTAAGTACCCGGAGTTGGTGCTGGAGCAGGCCCTAGATCGCGAGGAAGAGGCGGTTCTCCACCTCGTTCTTACTGCCTTTGACGGAGGTGACCCAATTCGCTCTGGTACTACCAATATTCATGTAATACTTTTGGACATCAATGATAATGCTCCTGTATTCACTCAACCGGAGTACCACATAAGTGTTCAGGAGAACTTGCCTGTGGGCACCCGCTTACTCACCATAAAAGCCACTGATCCTGATGAAGGAACCAACGGAGAAGTTACTTATTCTTTCCGAAACGTAAGAGACAAAATATCCCAGCTATTTCAGTTGAATTCTCTCACAGGGGACATAATAATATTGGGGGATCTAGATTATGAGGACTCTGGATTTTATGACATAGATGTAGAAGCTCATGATGGACCTGGTCTCCGAGCCAGAAGTAAGGTACTGGTGACAGTTTTGGATATAAATGACAATGCTCCAGAAGTCACGGTTACCTCTCTCACCAGCTCAATCCAAGAAACCTCTTCTCCAGGTACAGTAATTGCAGTTTTCAATGTGCATGATGGTGACTCAGGAGAGAATGGATTTGTCACTTGTTCTATTCTGGATAATCTGCCATTCAGGCTTGAAAAGACCTATGGAAATTATTATCAACTCTTGATACATAGAACTCTGGACAGGGAAGAAGTTTCAGAATATAACATTACGATAACTGCCACTGACCAGGGAAGTCCTCCTCTGTCTACAGAGACTCATATCTCACTGCAGGTGATGGACATCAATGATAATCCACCCACCTTCACTCATGCATCCTATTCTGCCTACATTCTGGAAAACAACCCCAGAGGAGCATCCATCTTGTCCATGACAGCCCAGGACCCTGACAGTGGTGAGAATGCCCATGTCACCTACTCTCTGGCAGAGGACACCATCCAGGAGAAAACTTTGTCCTCCTATGTCTCCATCAACTCCAACACTGGTGTTCTGTATGCACTGTGCTCCTTTGATTATGAGCAGCTCCAACACTTGAAGCTACTGGTGACAGCTAGGGACAGTGGGAACCCTCCACTCAGCAGCAATGTATCTCTGAGCCTGTTTGTGCTGGATCAGAATGACAACATCCCTGAAATCCTGTATCCTGCCCTCCCCACTGATGGTTCTACTGGTGTGGAGCTGACACCCCGCTCTGCAGAGCCCGGATACCTGGTGACCAAAGTGGTGGCAGTGGACAGAGACTCAGGACAGAATGCCTGGCTGTCCTACCGCTTGCTCAAGGCCAGTGAACCAGGACTCTTCTCAGTGGGGCTGCATACTGGTGAGGTGCGCACAGCACGGGCCCTGCTGGATAGAGATGTGCTGAAGCAGAGTCTTGTGGTGACTGTCCAGGACCATGGCCAGCCCCCTCTGTCAGCCTCTGTCACACTCACCATAGCTGTAGCTGACAGCATCCCTGATGTCCTGGCAGATCTGGGCAGCATCAAGACTACTGACCCTGATGGTTCAGACCTCACCCTCTACTTGGTGGTGGCAGTGGCTGCTGTCTCCTGTGTCTTCCTTGCCTTTGTCATCTTGCTGTTGGCACTCAGGCTACGACGCTGGCACATGAATCGCCTACTTCATGCTGCAAGTAGCGGGTTTGGTGAAGTGTCTGTACCGCAATTTGTAGGCATGGATGGGATGCAGGCATTCCTTCAGACCTATTCCCATGAGGTCTCCCTCACTGCAGACTCCAGGAAGAGCCACCTGATATTCCCTCAGCCCAACTATGCAGACACGCTCATCAGCCAGGATAGTTGTGAGAAAAATGAGCCTCTTCTGGTTCCACAGGATTTAGGTGAAACTAAAGGAAACCCCAATCTTCTTCAGGTGAGTCAATCCTATAATCCATCCTAA
- the LOC113179745 gene encoding protocadherin gamma-A8-like, translated as MAIPKNHQGRGELVLLCTLLAILWELGTALISYSVPEEVEKGTLVGNISKDLGLEPWELADRGVRIVSRGRTQLFSLNPQSGSLITAGRIDREELCAQSARCLVNINILVEDGGELFGVEIEITDINDNNPKFHVDDLEVKINEIAAPGARYPLPEAIDPDVGVNSLQSYQLSPSHHFSLDVQTRDDGTLNPELVLEHTLDREEEAIHHLVLTASDGGDPRRSSTVRIQVTVLDTNDNAPVFAQPIYRAKVLENVPPGTLLLTVRASDADEGANGKVAYKFRKINEKQSPIFQLNENTGEIFVAKSLDYEECSFYEMEIQAEDVGALLGRTKVLIMVEDVNDNRPEVIITSLFNPVLENSLPGTVIAFLNVHDQDSGKNGQVVCYTHDNLPFKLEKSIDNYYRLVTWKYLDREKESTYNITVTASDLGSPPLSTETYITLIVADTNDNAPIFPHASYSAYIPENNLKGASIFSLTAHDPDSQENAQVTYSVTEDTIQGAPLSSYVSINSNTGVLYALRSFDYEQIQDLQLLVIASDSGDPSLSSNVSLSLYVLDQNDNVPEILYPTLPTDGSTGVELAPRSAEPGYLVTKVVAVDRDSGQNAWLSYRLLKASEPGLFSVGLHTGEVRTARVLLDRDAFKQSLIVTVQDHGQPPLSATVTLTVAVANSIPEVLADLSSVRTPGVSDDSDLTLHLVVAVAVVSCVFLAFVIVLLALRLQRWQKSRMLQASGGGLTGVHPSQFVGIDGIQAFLQTYSHEVSLTAGSQTSHVIFPQPNYADMLISQESYEKNDSLLTPINFHECKDEVAQFRPVDSGRRCCPKRRAWSSPSPRATAARFPEQLFVTLQSSHYTATSYGKEEYFFLDWIWN; from the exons ATGGCGATTCCAAAGAATCACCAAGGACGTGGCGAGCTGGTCCTGCTGTGCACACTCCTGGCGATATTGTGGGAGCTCGGGACAGCACTGATTAGCTACTCGGTTCCAGAAGAGGTGGAAAAAGGCACCTTGGTGGGCAACATCTCCAAGGACCTGGGACTGGAACCCTGGGAACTGGCAGATCGCGGAGTCCGAATTGTCTCCAGAGGTAGGACGCAGCTTTTCTCTCTGAATCCACAAAGCGGCAGCCTAATCACTGCGGGCAGGATAGACCGGGAGGAGCTCTGCGCCCAGAGCGCGCGGTGTCTTGTAAATATTAACATCCTCGTTGAGGATGGAGGAGAACTCTTTGGGGTAGAAATAGAAATAACTGATATTAACGATAATAACCCAAAATTCCATGTTGACGATCTGgaagtaaaaattaatgaaatcgctGCTCCTGGAGCTCGGTACCCACTCCCAGAAGCCATTGACCCGGATGTGGGCGTGAACTCCCTGCAGAGCTACCAGCTCAGCCCCAGTCACCACTTCTCCCTGGACGTGCAAACGCGAGACGATGGAACCTTAAACCCGGAGCTGGTGCTGGAGCACACTCTGGACCGAGAAGAAGAGGCTATTCACCACCTGGTCCTCACCGCCTCAGATGGCGGCGACCCACGTCGCTCTAGCACAGTGCGCATCCAGGTGACAGTGCTGGATACAAACGACAATGCCCCAGTGTTTGCTCAACCGATTTACAGAGCCAAAGTCCTTGAGAACGTGCCACCAGGCACCCTATTGCTTACAGTAAGAGCTAGCGACGCGGATGAGGGAGCCAACGGGAAAGTGGCATATAAATTCcggaaaatcaatgaaaaacaatctCCCATATTCCAGCTTAATGAAAATACTGGGGAAATATTTGTAGCAAAAAGTCTAGATTATGAAGAATGCTCATTTTATGAAATGGAAATACAGGCTGAAGATGTGGGAGCACTTCTCGGGAGGACCAAAGTGCTAATTATGGTGGAAGATGTAAATGACAATAGACCCGAAGTGATCATCACGTCTTTGTTTAACCCAGTATTGGAAAATTCTCTTCCTGGTACGGTAATTGCCTTCTTGAATGTGCATGACCAAGACTCTGGAAAGAATGGTCAAGTTGTTTGTTACACACATGataatttaccttttaaattagaaaagtcaATAGATAATTATTATAGATTGGTTACATGGAAATATTTGGACCGAGAAAAAGAGTCTACTTACAATATCACAGTGACAGCATCAGACCTAGGATCCCCACCTCTGTCAACTGAAACTTATATCACCCTGATTGTGGCAGACACCAACGACAATGCACCCATTTTCCCTCATGCCTCCTACTCAGCTTATATTCCAGAGAACAATCTGAAAGGAGCCTCTATTTTCTCATTGACTGCACATGACCCTGACAGCCAGGAAAATGCACAGGTCACTTATTCTGTGACTGAAGACACCATCCAGGGAGCACCCTTGTCCTCCTATGTCTCCATCAACTCCAACACTGGTGTCCTATATGCATTGCGCTCCTTTGATTATGAGCAGATCCAAGACTTGCAGTTACTGGTAATTGCCAGTGACAGTGGAGACCCATCACTTAGCAGCAATGTGTCACTAAGCCTATATGTGCTAGACCAGAATGACAACGTGCCCGAGATCCTGTACCCAACCCTCCCCACTGATGGCTCCACTGGTGTGGAGCTGGCTCCCCGCTCAGCAGAGCCTGGATATCTGGTGACCAAAGTGGTGGCAGTGGACAGAGACTCAGGACAGAATGCCTGGCTGTCCTACCGCCTGCTCAAGGCCAGTGAGCCAGGACTCTTCTCAGTGGGGCTGCACACTGGTGAGGTGCGCACAGCAAGAGTCCTGCTGGATAGAGATGCATTCAAGCAGAGTCTCATAGTAACTGTCCAGGACCACGGCCAGCCTCCCCTCTCAGCCACAGTCACACTTACTGTGGCAGTGGCCAACAGCATCCCTGAAGTCTTGGCAGACTTGAGCAGTGTCAGGACGCCTGGGGTCTCAGATGATTCAGACCTCACACTCCACCTGGTGGTGGCAGTGGCTGTTGTCTCCTGTGTCTTCCTTGCTTTTGTCATTGTGCTGCTGGCACTCAGACTTCAGCGTTGGCAAAAGTCTCGAATGCTCCAGGCCTCTGGAGGTGGActgacaggtgtgcacccctcACAATTTGTGGGCATTGATGGGATACAAGCTTTTCTTCAGACCTATTCTCACGAGGTCTCCCTCACTGCAGGCTCTCAAACAAGCCATGTTATCTTTCCTCAGCCTAACTATGCAGATATGCTCATTAGCCAAGAGAGCTATGAGAAAAATGATTCTTTGTTAACACCCATAAATTTTCATGAGTGTAAAGATGAAGTTGCTCAG TTTCGTCCTGTGGACTCTGGGCGCCGCTGTTGTCCAAAGAGGAGAGCTTGGAGCTCACCATCTCCTCGCGCAACCGCAGCGCGCTTTCCAGAGCAGCTCTTTGTGACTCTTCAGTCCAGCCATTACACCGCTACTTCCTACGGAAAAGAAGAGTATTTTTTTCTGGACTGGATCTGGAACTAA
- the LOC113179653 gene encoding protocadherin gamma-A7-like, which produces MAARQRGKNYKGFVLLSIFLGTWWEAWAGQILYSVTEETDEGSFVGHIAKDLGLEPQELAGRGVRIVSKGRTQLFSLNPRSGSLVTAGRIDREELCAQSARCLVSFNILVEDEMKLYPIEVEILDVNDNAPRFLKEEINIKITENTVPGMRFLLNEAGDPDVGTNSLQKYQLSPNRHFSLVVQNGDDGNKYPELVLEQVLDREEEMTHHLVLTAYDGGDPPLSGILNIQVTVVDVNDHTPVFSLPQYQVAVPENVPVGTRLLTVNAIDPDEGVNGEVTYSFRKITPKLLQIFHLNSLTGELSTLESLDYEESSFYEIEVQAQDGPGSLTKAKVLITILDVNDNAPEVTLMSISNSIPEDTPPGTVIALFYLQDRDSGKNGEVTCTLPENLPFKLEISIDNYYRLVTAENLDREKLSLYNITLKAIDGGIPPLSTETHISIHVADTNDNPPTFSHSSYSIYIPENNPRGASIFSVTAHDPDSDKNAQVTYSLDEDATQETSVSSYISINSDTGVLYALQSFDYEQFCNLQLRVTAHDSGDPPLSSKVSLNLFVLDQNDNVPEILYPTLPTDWSTGVELAPRSAEPGYLVTKVVAVDKDSGQNAWLSYRLLKASDPGLFSVGLHTGEVRTAHALLDRDTLRQSLVVAVQDHGQPPLSATVTFTVAVADSIPDVLSEFSSNGTLMDPSDSDLTLYLVVAVATVSCVFLVFVIVLLLLRLQRWHKSRLLQGTGGGLEDLPASHFMGMDGVRTFLQTYSHEISLTSDSRKSHIIFPQPNYVDTLISQESCEKNDSLLTSIDSSLMLGKLQFRPVDSGRRCCPKRRAWSSPSPRATAARFPEQQYVTLQSSHYTATSYGKEEYFFLDWNWN; this is translated from the exons ATGGCGGCTCGGCAGAGGGGCAAGAACTACAAAGGATTCGTCCTCCTTTCCATATTCCTGGGGACCTGGTGGGAAGCCTGGGCAGGACAAATTCTCTACTCCGTGACAGAAGAGACAGACGAAGGGTCTTTTGTGGGTCATATAGCAAAGGACCTGGGTCTGGAACCCCAGGAATTGGCGGGGCGCGGAGTCCGCATCGTCTCCAAAGGTAGGACGCAGCTTTTCTCTTTGAACCCGCGAAGCGGCAGCTTGGTCACCGCAGGCAGGATAGACCGGGAGGAGCTCTGCGCCCAGAGCGCGCGGTGTCTGGTGAGTTTTAACATCCTTGTTGAGGATGAAATGAAACTTTACCCTATAGAAGTGGAAATATTGGATGTTAATGACAATGCTCCTAGAttcttgaaggaagaaataaacataaaaataacggAGAATACAGTTCCTGGGATGCGGTTTCTGCTAAATGAGGCTGGAGATCCAGATGTGGGCACGAACTCCCTCCAGAAATACCAGCTCAGCCCCAATCGCCACTTCTCCCTGGTTGTGCAAAATGGAGACGATGGAAATAAATACCCAGAATTGGTGCTGGAGCAGGTGCTggacagagaggaagaaatgacTCACCACCTGGTCCTCACAGCCTATGATGGTGGAGATCCACCCTTATCTGGCATCCTGAATATCCAAGTGACAGTAGTGGATGTGAATGATCACACACCAGTCTTCTCTCTACCCCAGTACCAAGTGGCTGTACCTGAGAACGTACCAGTGGGCACAAGACTTCTCACAGTAAATGCAATTGACCCAGATGAGGGAGTCAACGGGGAAGTGACATATTCTTTTCGAAAAATAACTCCAAAACTTCTACAGATATTCCATCTGAACTCCCTTACAGGAGAATTATCAACTTTAGAAAGCCTGGATTATGAAGAATCTAGCTTCTATGAAATTGAAGTTCAGGCTCAGGATGGTCCTGGTAGTCTGACAAAAGCTAAAGTATTAATCACAATTTTAGATGTAAATGACAATGCTCCCGAAGTGACTTTGATGTCCATAAGCAACTCAATTCCTGAGGACACACCTCCTGGGACAGTAATTGCTCTTTTCTACCTCCAAGACAGAGATTCTGGAAAGAATGGAGAGGTGACTTGCACTCTTCCAGAAAATCTGCCTTTTAAGTTAGAAATATCAATAGATAATTATTATAGATTGGTCACAGCAGAAAACCTGGACCGGGAAAAACTCTCTTTGTACAACATCACACTGAAAGCCATAGATGGTGGGATTCCTCCTCTGTCCACAGAAACACACATCTCCATACATGTGGCAGACACCAATGACAACCCACCTACATTCTCTCACTCCTCTTACTCCATCTACATCCCTGAGAATAACCCCAGAGGTGCCTCCATCTTCTCAGTGACTGCACACGACCCCGATAGCGACAAGAACGCCCAGGTCACTTATTCCTTGGATGAGGACGCCACCCAGGAGACATCAGTGTCCTCCTACATCTCCATCAACTCTGACACTGGTGTCCTGTATGCACTTCAATCCTTTGACTATGAGCAGTTTTGCAACCTACAACTGAGAGTGACTGCACATGACAGTGGGGACCCACCTCTCAGCAGCAAGGTTTCATTGAACCTGTTTGTCCTGGACCAGAATGACAATGTGCCGGAGATTCTGTATCCCACTCTCCCCACAGATTGGTCCACTGGGGTGGAGTTGGCTCCCCGCTCTGCAGAGCCTGGTTATCTAGTGACCAAGGTGGTGGCAGTGGACAAAGATTCAGGCCAGAATGCTTGGCTGTCCTACCGCCTGCTCAAGGCCAGTGATCCAGGGCTTTTCTCTGTGGGGCTGCATACTGGTGAGGTACGCACAGCACATGCCCTTCTGGACAGAGACACACTCAGACAGAGCCTGGTTGTGGCTGTCCAGGACCATGGTCAACCACCTCTCTCAGCCACTGTCACATTCACTGTGGCTGTGGCTGACAGCATACCAGATGTCCTGTCCGAATTTAGCAGCAATGGGACGCTTATGGACCCCAGTGATTCAGATCTTACACTCTACTTGGTGGTGGCAGTGGCCACTGTCTCCTGTGTTTTCCTTGTCTTTGTTATTGTGCTGCTTTTACTCAGACTGCAGCGCTGGCACAAGTCACGCTTGCTCCAGGGCACAGGTGGTGGGTTGGAGGATTTGCCTGCCTCACACTTCATGGGCATGGATGGGGTGCGCACTTTCCTGCAGACCTATTCCCATGAGATCTCCCTCACATCAGATTCTCGGAAGAGCCACATTATCTTTCCCCAGCCCAATTATGTGGACACACTCATCAGCCAGGAAAGCTGTGAGAAAAATGATTCTTTGTTAACATCCATAGATT CCTCgctcatgttaggcaa GCTGCAGTTTCGTCCTGTGGACTCTGGGCGCCGCTGTTGTCCAAAGAGGAGAGCTTGGAGCTCACCATCTCCTCGCGCAACCGCAGCGCGCTTTCCAGAGCAGCAATATGTGACTCTTCAGTCCAGCCATTACACCGCTACTTCCTACGGAAAAGAAGAGTATTTTTTCCTGGACTGGAACTGGAACTAA